A genomic segment from Vagococcus zengguangii encodes:
- a CDS encoding SdpI family protein codes for MWKSYKKLIILTILLTLAPILFGVIMWEPLPDKIATHFNMNNQPNGWTSKPIAVFGLPCLLVAVQVFTLIITAIDPKKKNIAPNSILVVLWLMPIMSWLVSFISYADALGYQVNINAIVITFIGILFVVLGNFSPKNQHNYSYGVRTRWALDDDENWYHTNRVAAICMVIGGILTTICGLLMFIINLSLPLIIIEIVIILVMALYPIYYSYRFYRKKQLNKQ; via the coding sequence CACCATATTACTAACTTTAGCCCCAATCTTATTTGGTGTGATAATGTGGGAGCCATTACCTGATAAAATTGCCACGCATTTTAATATGAATAATCAGCCAAACGGATGGACCAGTAAACCAATAGCCGTTTTTGGTTTACCTTGTTTACTAGTCGCAGTTCAAGTGTTTACGCTTATTATCACGGCAATTGATCCTAAGAAAAAAAATATCGCACCCAACTCCATCTTAGTGGTACTTTGGTTGATGCCTATAATGAGTTGGTTAGTGTCATTCATTAGTTATGCTGACGCTTTAGGCTATCAAGTAAATATTAACGCGATAGTTATTACCTTTATAGGCATCCTATTTGTCGTACTAGGGAATTTTTCGCCAAAAAACCAACATAATTATTCTTACGGTGTACGGACACGTTGGGCCTTAGACGATGATGAAAACTGGTACCATACCAATCGTGTTGCAGCCATCTGCATGGTCATCGGTGGGATTTTAACGACGATTTGTGGTCTCTTGATGTTTATAATCAATCTGTCGTTACCATTAATCATAATTGAAATCGTAATTATATTAGTCATGGCTTTATATCCGATTTACTATTCTTACCGCTTTTACCGAAAAAAACAACTGAATAAGCAATAA
- the cbpB gene encoding cyclic-di-AMP-binding protein CbpB, whose protein sequence is MIISELQEILLEKKEHFLIESERVASVLDKHPLSHAFLILTKVKYSKIPVLNSQDELVGFIGLADIVNQMLAIDGVDFNLLEGKIVADVMEKEVRSVSTIDDIELLLHLAVDHSFIPVRDEQNRFLGIVTRRELLKAVNHLLHTLDDEYVLTSKEHVYKLVAE, encoded by the coding sequence ATGATTATTAGTGAGCTACAAGAAATACTACTGGAAAAGAAAGAACATTTTCTAATTGAAAGTGAACGGGTAGCGTCAGTTTTAGATAAGCACCCCTTAAGTCATGCTTTTTTAATTTTAACCAAAGTAAAATATTCTAAAATTCCTGTATTAAATAGTCAAGATGAGCTAGTAGGCTTTATTGGGTTAGCCGATATTGTGAATCAAATGCTAGCAATTGATGGCGTAGATTTTAATTTACTTGAAGGCAAGATTGTTGCGGATGTAATGGAGAAAGAAGTACGCAGTGTTTCAACCATTGATGATATTGAATTGTTGTTACATTTGGCTGTGGATCATTCATTTATACCAGTTCGTGACGAACAAAATCGTTTTTTAGGTATTGTGACACGTCGAGAACTTCTTAAAGCTGTTAATCATCTATTACATACCTTAGATGATGAATATGTCTTAACCTCAAAAGAACACGTTTATAAATTAGTAGCAGAATAA